The genomic DNA AATCCACATGAAATCTTCATTGCCCAGAGCGCGAACCAGAAATGACGGGAAACCGGCAATCCCTTCCCCCATGAGGAGCACTCCCGCCAGACAGGCAATTAGGAGACTGATAACCGCATCCCGCGTAATGAATGCCAGCACCACTGCTAACAGCGGGGGAATAACCGATATCCAGGACA from Candidatus Neomarinimicrobiota bacterium includes the following:
- a CDS encoding transporter, which codes for MELSWISVIPPLLAVVLAFITRDAVISLLIACLAGVLLMGEGIAGFPSFLVRALGNEDFMWI